From Ignavibacterium sp.:
TCAAAATCATTTTTAGTGAGAAGCTTTTCAAGAATAAATCTTGTATCCTTTTCGTCCTCAACAATTAATATTTTATCTTTTTTTTCGCTCAATGTATCAGATAACTATTTACTTTTTGAATAAATGATTTAAAGTTAGTAATCGGTTTAACAATCAGCTCATCGGCTTGAGTTTGTCTAACAAGGGAATCGTTCTGATTAAGGGAAGAAAATCCTGTTGCAATAATAATTGGAATACTTTTAGTTTCAGAATCAGACTTAATCAACCGACTCAGCTTTATCCCATCCATTTTCTCGCCTCTAAAATAAGTATTTGTCAGATTTATATCCATTAAAATTAAACCAATATTTTCTCTCTTGAGTATTGTGAAAAGTTCTTCACCATTGTCGGTTATATAAGGTTCAATACCTGACTTTCTGAAATAGACCATATATAATTGCTGAGTGAGAGTATCGTCTTCAACAATGAGCAACTTTTTCATTGTGGTTCCTCCGTTGCATATTTGATAACGATACTTATTCTTCTGTTAACAACGCTGAATGGATCATTTTTATCAAGCAATCTTGTATCTGCATAACCTCTCACCTCATCAACTCTGCCTGTAGGTAATCCTGAATGAACAAGAACTCTTCTTGCCGCATTTGCTCTTTCAGA
This genomic window contains:
- a CDS encoding response regulator, with the translated sequence MKKLLIVEDDTLTQQLYMVYFRKSGIEPYITDNGEELFTILKRENIGLILMDINLTNTYFRGEKMDGIKLSRLIKSDSETKSIPIIIATGFSSLNQNDSLVRQTQADELIVKPITNFKSFIQKVNSYLIH